The proteins below are encoded in one region of Brevundimonas fontaquae:
- the wecB gene encoding non-hydrolyzing UDP-N-acetylglucosamine 2-epimerase, producing MERVQSAPLSHSTGATMTLCARDEGAHRCVVASVALYWFSLGRSVKVVILAGTRPEVVKLAPVRASLISSGVQTVWISTEQQGSLNAQALGAFDIQPDLRLDAPSPERTLGGRFAQIMDRLDQAVGDISPDLVLVQGDTSTTAAGAMAAFARRVPVGHVEAGLRTFDLDQPFPEEGWRRVVGQLAELHFAPTEAAVRNLLRGGVSRRRIHLTGNTGIDAVRLSGARVKPAPLADGLRRVLVTVHRRENWGCALEQVLAALIQLRDRIPDIEIVFAAHANPSLRGRVDAALIGQDRIRIVEPLDYLGFLSNLKSATLVLSDSGGVQEEGPVLGVPVLVLRDATERAEAVEAGVAKLVGTQTDDVFSAAFRLLTNEPERMQMVRAVSPFGDGFAAGRIADIISHWAPSKPLGGAQIRAAV from the coding sequence ATGGAGCGTGTTCAGTCGGCGCCGTTGTCGCACTCAACGGGTGCGACGATGACGTTGTGCGCGAGGGACGAGGGCGCACATCGCTGTGTCGTTGCCAGCGTCGCTCTATATTGGTTCAGTTTGGGCAGATCGGTGAAGGTAGTCATTCTCGCAGGCACGCGACCGGAGGTCGTTAAGCTTGCTCCAGTGCGTGCAAGCTTGATCTCTTCAGGCGTGCAGACAGTGTGGATTTCCACCGAACAGCAGGGCAGCCTAAACGCTCAGGCGTTGGGCGCTTTCGACATTCAGCCGGACCTCAGGCTGGATGCGCCGTCGCCTGAACGCACCCTTGGTGGTCGCTTCGCGCAGATCATGGATCGACTAGACCAAGCGGTTGGCGATATTTCGCCGGACCTTGTGTTGGTGCAGGGCGATACGTCGACGACTGCGGCTGGAGCGATGGCGGCCTTCGCGCGACGTGTGCCCGTGGGTCATGTCGAGGCAGGCCTGAGAACGTTCGATCTTGATCAACCTTTCCCCGAGGAAGGCTGGCGCCGTGTGGTGGGCCAATTGGCTGAACTGCACTTCGCACCGACGGAGGCGGCGGTCCGAAATCTGTTGCGAGGGGGCGTGTCCCGGCGCCGGATCCATCTGACGGGAAACACCGGGATCGACGCCGTCCGGCTGTCGGGCGCTCGTGTCAAACCCGCTCCGCTCGCCGACGGCCTACGCCGCGTGCTTGTCACCGTGCATCGCCGCGAGAACTGGGGTTGCGCATTGGAACAGGTGCTGGCCGCCCTGATCCAGCTTCGGGACAGGATTCCCGATATCGAGATTGTGTTTGCGGCCCACGCCAACCCGTCCTTGCGCGGTCGGGTGGACGCCGCCCTGATTGGGCAGGACCGTATCCGCATCGTTGAACCGCTGGACTACCTCGGCTTTCTGTCGAACCTGAAAAGCGCGACATTGGTGTTGTCGGACTCCGGCGGCGTGCAGGAGGAGGGGCCTGTGCTGGGCGTGCCCGTCTTGGTGCTCCGAGACGCGACCGAGCGGGCCGAGGCTGTTGAGGCGGGGGTGGCGAAGCTGGTCGGCACGCAGACCGATGACGTGTTCTCCGCCGCCTTCAGATTGCTGACGAACGAGCCTGAGCGGATGCAGATGGTTCGGGCCGTCAGCCCGTTTGGCGACGGCTTCGCCGCAGGGCGCATCGCCGACATCATCTCGCATTGGGCCCCGTCGAAGCCGCTGGGCGGCGCACAGATCCGGGCGGCGGTCTGA
- the hfaD gene encoding holdfast anchor protein HfaD, protein MARPAPIRLVGMMAATATFAALATEASAQQTPTCDPQAGETCSSTQTQTGDVTGLVDIDLSVDQVTVSTNAQGNALAGGVTAASAGLISRQSMTGATVARSNVVVNGEADGQLSVDTTARGNYLGVTTDRATFAVDASQSATGDRVEAGTYVQAPNGRVLQGGFATSTAVANTVALGGPSSSLTGVIDQRAQTTVFAETVADVQYIPAPATFSSQAVANAVQTNTTGASHQDLAIRQSNAASTTEARTDVYVDNGWDLTVGANAGANRAITANAGGSMLIQTDQANAGRVRADARVQTNLQGQTVLAARSVANETVAGNNDIYLKLDNTQLNTGGVEANATYVGVNGYDAYVGSDAVGNAVTGYACSQCGGDVNVNNNQTNSGNVTATTNATVSSGRTAVVGANAVGNSASFYISRPGG, encoded by the coding sequence ATGGCCAGACCCGCGCCGATCCGTCTCGTTGGCATGATGGCCGCGACGGCGACGTTCGCCGCACTCGCCACTGAGGCGAGCGCCCAGCAAACGCCGACCTGCGATCCGCAAGCCGGCGAAACCTGCTCCAGCACCCAGACCCAGACTGGCGACGTCACCGGCCTGGTGGATATCGACCTGTCCGTCGATCAGGTGACCGTTAGCACAAACGCCCAAGGCAATGCGCTTGCGGGCGGGGTCACGGCCGCCTCTGCGGGCCTGATCTCGCGCCAGTCGATGACCGGCGCGACGGTGGCCCGCAGCAATGTGGTCGTAAACGGCGAGGCCGACGGCCAACTCAGCGTCGATACGACCGCGCGCGGCAACTATCTCGGCGTCACCACCGATCGCGCAACCTTCGCCGTGGACGCCAGCCAGTCCGCGACCGGCGACCGGGTCGAGGCCGGAACCTATGTTCAGGCGCCGAACGGCCGCGTTCTGCAGGGCGGTTTCGCCACCAGCACCGCCGTCGCCAACACCGTCGCCCTGGGCGGCCCTTCCTCGTCCCTGACCGGCGTCATCGACCAGAGGGCCCAGACCACCGTCTTCGCCGAGACCGTCGCCGACGTTCAATACATCCCCGCGCCTGCGACCTTCTCGTCCCAAGCTGTCGCCAATGCGGTTCAGACCAACACCACCGGCGCGTCGCACCAGGATCTGGCCATCCGCCAATCGAACGCCGCCTCGACGACCGAGGCGCGCACCGATGTCTATGTCGACAACGGCTGGGACCTGACGGTCGGCGCCAACGCCGGGGCCAACCGGGCGATCACCGCCAACGCCGGCGGCTCCATGCTGATCCAGACGGACCAAGCCAACGCCGGCCGCGTCCGCGCCGACGCCCGCGTCCAGACCAACCTCCAGGGCCAGACGGTTCTGGCGGCCCGAAGCGTCGCCAACGAGACGGTCGCCGGCAACAACGACATCTATTTGAAGCTCGACAACACCCAGTTGAACACCGGCGGGGTCGAGGCCAACGCGACCTATGTCGGCGTCAACGGCTATGACGCCTATGTCGGCTCCGACGCGGTCGGCAATGCGGTGACGGGCTATGCCTGTTCTCAGTGCGGCGGCGACGTCAACGTCAACAACAACCAGACCAACAGCGGCAATGTCACCGCGACCACCAACGCCACGGTCTCGTCCGGGCGCACCGCCGTGGTCGGCGCCAATGCCGTCGGCAACAGCGCCAGCTTCTACATCAGCCGTCCCGGCGGCTGA
- the hfaB gene encoding holdfast anchoring protein HfaB, whose translation MSRRHLIKGSAAVSAVALLLAGCVSPVAGPSGQYATPIGNAPVTANPTPYSAALYCLADYARRYNLPSPRMAVGRISDYTGTVSSDGGRQITGGASLMANSALAKAGARIVERYDTSVSELELRYANNKLIGDQAPDAKGPEDTQYRRILAGQVPGSDFYVVGGITEVNYNIRSGGFDIAGGEVDSNRPGSGIVNHRVYVMNIAMDLRLVQTTTLEVVDVVSYQKQIIGREISAGVFDFLNGNVFDISAGTGGMEPTQLAVRALVERATVEFMANLYGAPGPEICLNPANDPLGDSTVGPTGGYYPAYPTQDTNNGQTRADPSRWHDGRDGDVRRTRH comes from the coding sequence ATGAGCCGCCGTCATCTCATCAAGGGGTCCGCCGCCGTCTCGGCCGTCGCCCTTCTGCTCGCCGGCTGCGTCAGCCCGGTCGCGGGTCCGTCGGGTCAATATGCGACGCCAATCGGCAATGCGCCGGTGACCGCAAACCCCACGCCCTATTCCGCCGCGCTCTATTGCCTGGCCGACTACGCCCGTCGCTACAACCTGCCCTCGCCGCGCATGGCCGTGGGCCGGATCAGCGACTACACCGGCACGGTGTCGTCCGACGGCGGCCGCCAGATCACCGGCGGCGCCTCCCTGATGGCAAACTCGGCGCTGGCCAAGGCCGGCGCCCGCATCGTCGAACGCTACGACACCTCGGTGTCCGAGCTTGAGTTGCGCTACGCCAACAACAAGCTGATCGGCGACCAGGCTCCCGACGCCAAGGGGCCAGAGGACACCCAGTACCGCCGCATCCTGGCAGGCCAGGTGCCGGGCTCTGACTTCTATGTCGTCGGCGGCATCACCGAGGTGAACTACAACATCCGCTCCGGCGGCTTCGACATCGCCGGGGGTGAGGTCGACAGCAACCGACCCGGCTCGGGCATCGTCAACCACCGAGTCTATGTGATGAACATCGCCATGGACCTGCGTCTGGTCCAGACGACCACGCTGGAGGTCGTCGATGTCGTCTCCTATCAGAAGCAGATCATCGGCCGCGAAATCTCTGCGGGCGTCTTCGACTTCCTGAACGGCAACGTCTTCGACATCTCGGCCGGCACCGGCGGGATGGAGCCGACGCAGCTGGCCGTCCGCGCCCTGGTCGAACGGGCCACGGTCGAGTTCATGGCCAACCTCTATGGCGCGCCCGGCCCCGAAATCTGCCTGAACCCCGCCAACGATCCGCTCGGCGATTCCACGGTCGGCCCGACCGGCGGCTATTATCCGGCCTATCCCACTCAGGACACCAACAATGGCCAGACCCGCGCCGATCCGTCTCGTTGGCATGATGGCCGCGACGGCGACGTTCGCCGCACTCGCCACTGA
- the hfaA gene encoding holdfast anchoring protein HfaA, whose translation MPAKRLFVSTAVMAFAAAASVPAIAQSTGSGGASRFQQGYGGARTAANTAATGYTRDANGNRLIVNGIIQSGASSYSSQSGGAASAYAGAGASSNGGTTIGGSTAIGNQLNVVVQGSRNTVIVNSTQTNTGAINAGTALNGNIDLP comes from the coding sequence ATGCCCGCCAAGAGGCTGTTTGTATCCACCGCCGTCATGGCTTTCGCCGCCGCTGCAAGCGTGCCGGCGATCGCGCAGTCGACGGGTTCGGGCGGCGCTTCGCGCTTCCAGCAGGGCTATGGCGGCGCGCGAACGGCCGCCAATACGGCCGCGACCGGCTATACCCGCGACGCCAACGGCAATCGGCTGATCGTCAACGGCATCATCCAGTCCGGCGCCTCATCCTATTCCAGCCAGTCCGGCGGAGCGGCCTCGGCCTATGCCGGCGCCGGCGCGTCCAGCAACGGCGGCACGACCATCGGCGGCTCCACCGCCATCGGCAATCAGCTGAACGTGGTGGTCCAGGGCAGCCGCAACACCGTCATCGTCAACTCGACCCAGACCAACACCGGCGCCATCAACGCCGGTACGGCCCTGAACGGGAACATCGACCTTCCATGA
- a CDS encoding CBS domain-containing protein: protein MFVAEILKTKGNAVFSIAPDLTVTQACAELEQKRVGALVVCDGDRVVGVFSERDVVKALAADGADALDRPVADYMTAKVIYAEPAEEMSALMTRMTDRRVRHLPVMQADRLVGVISIGDVVKCQIAEHAHEAESLRTYIAG, encoded by the coding sequence ATGTTTGTCGCCGAAATCCTCAAGACCAAGGGAAACGCCGTCTTCTCGATCGCGCCGGATCTGACGGTGACGCAGGCGTGCGCAGAATTGGAGCAGAAGCGGGTAGGGGCGTTGGTCGTCTGCGACGGCGACCGCGTGGTCGGGGTGTTTTCCGAACGCGATGTGGTCAAGGCGTTGGCGGCCGATGGCGCCGATGCGCTGGACCGTCCGGTCGCCGACTATATGACGGCCAAGGTGATCTATGCCGAACCGGCCGAGGAGATGTCGGCCTTGATGACCCGGATGACCGATCGGCGCGTCCGGCATCTGCCGGTCATGCAGGCGGACCGTCTGGTCGGCGTCATCTCCATCGGCGACGTGGTGAAGTGCCAGATCGCCGAACACGCCCATGAGGCCGAGAGCTTGCGGACCTATATTGCGGGGTGA
- a CDS encoding glycosyl transferase family protein, translating to MEFLPTGADLHALLLGYWEVLRWAVLISAVLILVSSLDDLFIDLAYWSALLVRFCSVQDRPAPQRLLEQHPEKMIAIMVPAWQESDVIASMVANTNKTFDYSRYHIFVGVYANDAETRREVEKVRQRFPKVHRAEVPHDGPTSKADCLNWIVQNILLYEEKTGQQFEAFLMHDAEDVVHRFGLKTVNWFVDKAAMIQMPVLSMDRKWNNLVACHYMDEFAEFHTKDLPVRSALARMTPSAGVATAFHRQAMMALVEERQGQPFNTDSLTEDYDVAHRLSVLGYPSSFVRYHAKVPRQRKAWFRKGMVDISRRELVSTKEFFPHRFAYSVRQKARWTLGISIMGWAQLGWFGGLVNRYYLFRDRKALFTAPVGIIGYAIVIQLLGVMLLQWLWPEAINLPPLIDRRWVWAIVTFNFLFLLNRILHRAWFTGLNHGLKHVPLTPIRIVTSNLISFGAFWRASHQWINHLVTRRPIAWDKTQHAYPSLSELQQGTGRLGDTLRFWNHVSEADLIRALEVQKNRYRPLGLLLLDLAAVDDDHLAEAFAERGETYASIFDPFQIERGVLALLTPEEAARYGAVPLRRNGARLDVALAEPLPADQRSALEKRLGQQGVRSVRFLFAPLSDIAFAIRFAWGEDPFVVVREQLARLKAAGHLDASREAMLWRSVRAGYARLGDILIRQRRISHADLQTALAASRTEGRSLGETLTRLKLVAAADLEAALKDQRSARWLSEHLAEALRSAPVDDRHLPRYQLA from the coding sequence ATGGAATTTCTGCCCACAGGCGCGGACTTGCACGCCCTGCTGCTGGGCTATTGGGAAGTCCTGCGCTGGGCCGTGTTGATTTCGGCCGTGCTGATCTTAGTGAGTTCGCTCGACGATCTATTTATCGACCTTGCCTACTGGTCTGCACTGCTGGTGCGGTTCTGCAGCGTCCAGGACCGGCCCGCGCCGCAGCGGCTGCTGGAGCAGCATCCGGAAAAGATGATCGCCATCATGGTCCCGGCGTGGCAGGAGTCCGACGTCATCGCCAGTATGGTGGCGAACACGAACAAGACCTTCGACTACAGTCGCTACCACATCTTTGTCGGGGTTTACGCGAACGACGCAGAAACGCGGCGCGAGGTCGAGAAGGTCCGCCAGCGCTTCCCAAAGGTGCACCGGGCCGAGGTCCCGCACGACGGACCGACCTCCAAGGCCGACTGCCTTAATTGGATCGTCCAGAACATCCTTCTTTATGAGGAAAAGACCGGCCAGCAGTTCGAGGCCTTCCTGATGCACGATGCCGAGGACGTGGTGCATCGGTTCGGTCTGAAGACGGTCAACTGGTTCGTGGATAAGGCGGCAATGATCCAGATGCCCGTCCTGTCAATGGATCGGAAATGGAACAACCTTGTCGCATGCCACTACATGGACGAGTTCGCCGAGTTCCACACAAAGGACCTGCCAGTGCGCTCGGCCCTGGCTCGGATGACCCCGTCTGCGGGCGTGGCCACGGCCTTCCACCGTCAGGCCATGATGGCGTTGGTCGAGGAAAGGCAAGGTCAGCCGTTCAATACCGATAGCCTGACCGAGGACTATGACGTCGCCCACCGGCTGAGCGTTCTTGGCTATCCGTCGTCCTTCGTGAGGTATCACGCGAAGGTTCCGCGCCAGCGCAAGGCCTGGTTCCGAAAGGGCATGGTGGACATCAGCCGCCGCGAACTGGTCTCAACCAAGGAGTTCTTCCCCCACAGGTTTGCCTACAGTGTCCGACAAAAGGCGCGCTGGACCCTGGGCATCTCTATCATGGGCTGGGCCCAGCTCGGCTGGTTCGGCGGGTTGGTGAACCGCTACTATCTGTTCCGCGACCGCAAGGCCCTGTTCACCGCCCCGGTCGGCATCATCGGTTATGCGATCGTGATCCAGCTGCTGGGCGTGATGCTGCTGCAGTGGCTGTGGCCCGAAGCGATCAACCTGCCGCCATTGATCGATCGGCGCTGGGTATGGGCGATCGTGACGTTCAACTTCCTGTTCTTGCTCAATCGCATCCTGCACAGGGCTTGGTTCACGGGATTGAACCATGGGCTGAAGCATGTGCCGCTGACGCCGATCCGGATCGTCACCTCGAACCTGATCTCGTTCGGCGCTTTCTGGCGGGCGTCGCACCAGTGGATTAACCACCTGGTCACGCGGCGGCCGATCGCCTGGGACAAGACCCAGCACGCCTATCCGTCTCTGTCGGAGCTGCAGCAGGGCACGGGCCGACTGGGGGATACGCTGCGGTTTTGGAACCATGTCAGCGAGGCTGATCTGATCCGGGCGTTGGAGGTGCAGAAGAACCGCTATCGCCCGCTAGGCCTGCTGCTGCTCGACCTCGCCGCCGTCGACGACGACCATTTGGCTGAAGCCTTCGCCGAGCGCGGCGAGACCTATGCCTCCATCTTCGACCCGTTCCAGATCGAGCGAGGGGTGCTCGCCTTGCTGACGCCCGAAGAGGCCGCGCGCTACGGCGCCGTGCCGCTGAGGCGCAACGGCGCGAGGCTGGACGTCGCTTTGGCCGAGCCTCTGCCTGCCGACCAGCGCTCAGCGCTAGAGAAGCGCTTGGGCCAGCAGGGCGTACGCAGCGTGCGCTTCCTATTCGCTCCGCTGAGCGACATCGCTTTCGCGATCCGGTTCGCTTGGGGGGAGGATCCCTTCGTCGTCGTTCGCGAACAACTGGCCCGACTGAAGGCCGCAGGACACCTGGACGCCTCACGCGAGGCCATGCTGTGGCGTTCGGTCCGTGCCGGCTACGCCCGCTTGGGCGACATCCTGATCCGTCAGCGACGCATTAGCCACGCTGACCTGCAGACGGCTTTGGCCGCTTCCCGCACCGAAGGCCGCTCGTTGGGCGAGACTCTGACACGACTGAAACTCGTCGCTGCGGCCGACCTCGAGGCGGCGTTGAAAGACCAGCGTAGCGCCCGCTGGCTGAGCGAGCATCTGGCCGAGGCGCTGCGAAGCGCGCCGGTCGACGACCGACACCTGCCCCGATATCAACTCGCCTGA
- a CDS encoding rhomboid family intramembrane serine protease, which translates to MSDASGRFDPPNSRPAREPMFNVPLVVLLIAVSMPTLFFFQRDLPDMGMSMAFAPIDLEQGRWGGLLTAMLLHGGWTHAIMNAVAALAFGTPVARLFGTKVGPTVFLLFYLVCGVLASLGYGLIHWGSSEPMVGASGAVFGLIGAATRLLGGQGRVLPMGDRRVIGAAITWMAVNVVTGMIGGLPGAEGARIAWEAHAVGFVVGFLAIGPLGRMFGSGAAPHP; encoded by the coding sequence ATGTCAGATGCATCCGGTCGATTCGATCCGCCGAACAGCCGCCCGGCGCGAGAGCCGATGTTCAACGTGCCGCTGGTCGTGCTGCTGATCGCGGTGTCGATGCCGACGCTCTTTTTCTTCCAGCGCGACCTGCCCGACATGGGCATGAGCATGGCGTTCGCGCCCATTGATCTGGAGCAGGGACGGTGGGGCGGGCTGCTGACGGCCATGCTGCTGCACGGCGGCTGGACACACGCGATCATGAATGCGGTGGCGGCGCTGGCCTTCGGGACGCCGGTGGCGCGGCTGTTCGGGACCAAGGTTGGTCCGACGGTCTTTCTGCTCTTCTATCTGGTGTGCGGCGTGTTGGCGTCGCTGGGCTACGGGCTGATCCATTGGGGATCCAGCGAGCCGATGGTCGGCGCGTCCGGCGCCGTCTTCGGCCTGATCGGCGCCGCGACACGATTGCTGGGCGGGCAGGGCAGGGTGCTGCCGATGGGTGATCGCCGCGTGATCGGCGCGGCTATCACCTGGATGGCGGTCAACGTCGTGACCGGCATGATCGGCGGACTACCCGGCGCCGAGGGCGCGCGGATCGCCTGGGAGGCGCATGCGGTCGGGTTCGTTGTCGGCTTTCTGGCCATCGGTCCCTTGGGGCGGATGTTCGGAAGCGGGGCCGCGCCTCATCCGTGA
- a CDS encoding NfrA family protein, translating to MRRSLLLASVAIAVSGGGVLTPATVQAQTEAASSKGYADATAAYAAMSAGRPAEAVAPAARAVGAAPENLDWRLLLADALIGSGDDATALMVLQPVAGSRDHRVQTRRGEASRRTGDLNQAAEAYAIAAPLAPTPQSQAYLTRARAQALTEMGRKAEARVVLREGATNGVLPGDAPLDFAYAAVAAGEDRLAVQGFGAADRSEPLTGAQALDAAYAARRAGQDMKAATWLEQGARTLPADQMTAQRRHEIGRELQTLEHRFGGTVNVSTGPAPNATILINGGDNQVTQVGGEIWARVGGDNNGRPVQAFARAYQTVDADTGATGGESTQGWVGVRWKPFTDTNLSLETSRLIAIGEAARDDTMLRAAWSADAGGDLRYDRDSWPAAHVYVDVARLLEDEQTYAVADANLGWTWIATEGRRDTITAGVGVRADYDSLRADKWAVAAGPRVAWRHWMGEDLQARGRYLDLSLGYYTPLRDGPRDEGLVLSLTLGF from the coding sequence ATGCGCCGCTCCCTCCTGCTTGCCTCCGTCGCCATCGCCGTTAGCGGCGGCGGTGTGCTGACGCCCGCCACTGTTCAGGCCCAGACCGAAGCCGCGTCGTCCAAGGGGTACGCCGACGCCACAGCCGCCTATGCCGCGATGAGCGCGGGCAGGCCCGCCGAGGCCGTCGCTCCCGCCGCCCGCGCCGTTGGCGCCGCGCCTGAGAACCTGGACTGGCGCTTGCTGCTGGCCGACGCCCTGATTGGCTCAGGCGACGACGCAACGGCCTTGATGGTGCTTCAGCCGGTCGCCGGAAGCCGGGACCATCGGGTCCAGACGCGTCGCGGTGAGGCCTCGCGCCGGACCGGCGACCTGAATCAGGCGGCCGAGGCCTACGCCATCGCCGCACCGCTGGCGCCGACGCCGCAGAGCCAAGCCTATCTGACGCGCGCTCGGGCGCAGGCGCTGACCGAAATGGGCCGCAAGGCGGAGGCGCGCGTGGTGCTGCGCGAGGGCGCGACGAATGGCGTGCTGCCAGGTGATGCGCCGCTGGACTTCGCCTATGCGGCCGTGGCTGCGGGGGAGGATCGGCTGGCGGTTCAGGGTTTCGGCGCCGCTGACCGAAGCGAACCGCTGACCGGTGCGCAGGCGCTCGACGCAGCCTATGCCGCCCGCCGGGCGGGGCAGGACATGAAAGCGGCCACTTGGCTGGAACAGGGCGCCCGCACTCTTCCCGCCGATCAGATGACGGCTCAGCGCCGCCATGAGATTGGTCGCGAACTGCAGACGCTGGAGCATCGATTCGGCGGGACGGTGAACGTCTCGACCGGCCCTGCGCCCAACGCCACGATTTTGATCAACGGCGGCGACAATCAGGTGACCCAGGTCGGGGGAGAGATCTGGGCCCGCGTCGGCGGGGACAACAACGGCCGCCCGGTGCAGGCCTTCGCCCGCGCCTACCAGACCGTCGACGCCGACACCGGCGCGACTGGCGGCGAGAGCACCCAAGGCTGGGTCGGGGTACGCTGGAAGCCGTTCACCGATACCAACCTGTCGCTGGAAACCAGCCGTTTGATCGCAATCGGCGAGGCGGCCCGCGACGACACCATGCTGCGCGCTGCCTGGTCCGCGGATGCAGGCGGTGACCTGCGCTACGACCGCGACAGTTGGCCGGCCGCCCATGTCTATGTCGATGTCGCCCGCCTGCTTGAGGATGAGCAGACCTATGCCGTCGCGGACGCCAACCTGGGCTGGACCTGGATAGCAACCGAAGGCCGTCGCGACACCATCACCGCCGGCGTCGGCGTCCGCGCGGACTACGACAGTCTGCGCGCGGACAAATGGGCGGTAGCCGCTGGCCCGCGTGTCGCTTGGCGACACTGGATGGGTGAAGATCTGCAGGCGCGGGGACGGTATCTGGATCTATCGCTGGGATACTATACGCCGCTCCGCGACGGACCTAGGGATGAAGGCCTGGTCTTATCGCTAACGCTCGGCTTCTGA